From Cecembia calidifontis, one genomic window encodes:
- a CDS encoding Crp/Fnr family transcriptional regulator has protein sequence MCPIATCLVKQCNHTWINRLSDAKNSPIYPKGQFVFMEGSLVLGAYFILKGKVKVISSNVGGKEQTVRLAGEGHMLGHSAIGLEKYSIGAVTLEESQICFIDNATLYEAFMANPKFTFEVMRLYSRELRKSEIRTKCLGLMNNEEKVILGLLYLADTYLLGSQGNQVEIDLNRQEIAQIIGTNAEQVSRVLTSLKKEGLIQTVDRTIQLPDITTLKERIRQYAYATSY, from the coding sequence ATGTGTCCAATTGCTACATGCTTGGTAAAGCAATGCAATCACACATGGATTAATCGTTTATCTGATGCCAAAAACTCCCCTATCTATCCAAAAGGGCAATTTGTTTTTATGGAAGGCAGTTTGGTTTTGGGTGCTTACTTTATTTTGAAAGGTAAAGTAAAAGTAATCAGTTCCAATGTAGGCGGAAAAGAACAAACGGTCAGGTTGGCAGGTGAAGGGCACATGTTGGGACATTCGGCCATTGGCCTTGAAAAATACAGCATAGGTGCTGTCACTTTGGAGGAATCACAAATCTGCTTTATCGACAATGCTACACTTTATGAAGCTTTTATGGCCAATCCAAAGTTTACTTTTGAAGTAATGCGGCTTTATTCCAGGGAATTAAGAAAAAGTGAAATCCGTACAAAATGTCTAGGATTGATGAACAATGAAGAAAAAGTGATTTTAGGCTTATTGTACCTTGCTGACACCTACCTTCTAGGATCCCAAGGCAATCAGGTTGAAATTGATTTAAACAGACAAGAAATTGCACAGATCATCGGTACAAATGCAGAACAAGTCAGCCGGGTTTTAACTTCCTTGAAAAAAGAAGGGCTCATCCAAACGGTTGATAGGACAATTCAATTACCTGATATAACAACTTTAAAAGAACGAATACGTCAATATGCCTATGCCACTTCTTACTAA
- the nirK gene encoding copper-containing nitrite reductase: MTKKLSSFKGYIYLLLFLSGAIFTACTQGQSRNTGNSNYTKDYSKTKVFGEMVAELTAPPHVPPPVGNRPAMKLYMEMEITEEEMEMADGVSYLFWTFGGTVPGSFIRARVGDEVEFKIKNHPDNKLPHNIDLHAVTGQGGGAEASFVAPGHEKTFSFKLINPGLYVYHCATAPVGMHIANGMYGLILVEPEGGLPPVDKEFYVMQGDFYTEGRFGEPGLQPFDMQKAYDERPDYVVFNGSVNALSGENALQAKAGETIRIFFGNGGPNLASSFHVIGEIFDKVYVDGGDQINYNVGTTLIPAGGAAILEFKADVPSNLVLVDHSIFRAFNKGALGILSVTGKENEKIFAGEIMEGIYLPEGSTIQKMPKDGNVVSPPVTMTKSELIDTGKKIYMQACFACHQANGEGVANAFPPLANADYLNADVNRSIDVLLHGLSGEITVNGKKYNSIMPSQQLKDEEVAAVLTYVYNSWGNNGTEVTPDMVNKRRKK; the protein is encoded by the coding sequence ATGACTAAAAAACTTTCTTCATTTAAAGGATATATTTATCTTTTACTCTTTTTATCAGGTGCAATATTCACTGCTTGTACCCAAGGTCAATCCAGAAATACCGGAAACTCGAATTACACCAAAGACTACAGTAAAACCAAAGTCTTTGGAGAAATGGTGGCAGAACTAACTGCTCCTCCTCATGTACCACCACCAGTGGGCAACCGTCCTGCCATGAAGCTATACATGGAAATGGAAATAACAGAAGAAGAAATGGAAATGGCGGATGGGGTATCTTACCTTTTCTGGACTTTTGGCGGTACTGTCCCGGGCTCATTTATCCGTGCCAGGGTCGGTGATGAAGTAGAATTCAAAATCAAAAACCACCCTGACAATAAATTGCCCCACAACATCGACCTTCACGCTGTAACAGGCCAAGGTGGGGGCGCTGAGGCTTCATTTGTTGCGCCAGGGCATGAAAAAACGTTTTCCTTTAAACTGATCAACCCCGGACTCTATGTATATCACTGTGCGACAGCTCCTGTAGGCATGCACATTGCCAACGGCATGTATGGACTGATCTTGGTGGAACCGGAAGGTGGTTTACCGCCAGTAGACAAGGAGTTCTATGTCATGCAGGGTGATTTCTACACCGAGGGAAGATTTGGGGAACCAGGTTTACAACCTTTTGATATGCAAAAAGCCTATGATGAAAGACCAGATTATGTGGTATTCAACGGTAGCGTCAATGCACTCAGTGGGGAAAATGCACTGCAGGCAAAAGCAGGTGAAACCATTAGAATATTTTTCGGAAATGGTGGACCTAACCTCGCTTCTTCCTTCCACGTCATAGGTGAAATATTCGATAAAGTATATGTAGATGGCGGTGACCAAATCAATTACAATGTGGGCACTACCCTAATCCCTGCTGGTGGAGCAGCTATCCTGGAATTTAAAGCCGATGTACCTTCTAATTTGGTATTGGTAGATCACTCCATTTTCAGGGCATTCAACAAAGGTGCATTAGGTATTCTGAGCGTCACAGGAAAAGAAAACGAGAAAATTTTTGCAGGTGAAATCATGGAAGGAATCTATCTCCCTGAAGGAAGTACCATTCAGAAAATGCCAAAAGATGGCAATGTCGTAAGCCCTCCTGTTACCATGACCAAAAGTGAGCTGATCGATACAGGAAAGAAAATCTACATGCAGGCATGCTTTGCCTGTCACCAAGCCAACGGTGAAGGGGTAGCCAATGCCTTCCCTCCCCTGGCAAATGCAGATTACCTGAATGCCGATGTCAACCGGTCCATCGATGTGCTTCTCCATGGACTATCGGGTGAAATCACTGTTAACGGCAAAAAATACAATAGTATCATGCCCTCTCAGCAACTCAAAGACGAAGAAGTTGCAGCTGTTCTCACTTATGTATACAACAGCTGGGGCAATAACGGGACTGAAGTTACTCCCGACATGGTAAACAAAAGGAGGAAAAAATGA
- a CDS encoding formylglycine-generating enzyme family protein translates to MRKVFLLIAALFLINNASAQGGKMALVKGGNYTPLYGIGEQADVEVRDFYLEINPVTYAEFQEFVRNYSKWQKSKVTKLFADERYLSNWENDLTAPVALLDKPITMISWFAAKAYCECQGKRLPTVDEWEYAAMASTTKRDAREDSLYNASILRSYEQPRTFLKTVGQSDANYWGVKDMHGMVWEWTQDFNSIILTGESRNNGNTDASLFCAGGAIGAKDMMNYAAFMRYAMRSSLKANFSLTTLGFRCAKDVNHPLTLN, encoded by the coding sequence ATGAGAAAAGTATTTCTTTTGATTGCCGCCTTGTTTTTGATCAATAATGCTTCTGCCCAAGGAGGTAAGATGGCTCTGGTAAAAGGGGGGAATTATACCCCCCTCTACGGAATAGGTGAGCAAGCAGATGTAGAAGTAAGGGATTTTTACTTGGAAATCAATCCGGTGACCTATGCTGAATTTCAGGAGTTTGTTCGCAATTATTCCAAATGGCAGAAATCCAAAGTAACCAAATTATTTGCAGACGAAAGGTATTTATCCAATTGGGAGAATGACCTAACTGCTCCTGTAGCCCTTTTGGACAAGCCCATCACCATGATTTCTTGGTTTGCCGCTAAAGCCTACTGTGAATGTCAGGGAAAAAGACTTCCTACAGTGGATGAATGGGAATACGCTGCCATGGCCTCCACTACAAAAAGAGATGCTCGGGAAGATAGCCTGTATAATGCAAGCATCCTGCGCAGCTACGAGCAACCCAGAACTTTCCTGAAAACTGTCGGCCAATCCGATGCGAATTATTGGGGAGTTAAAGACATGCATGGCATGGTCTGGGAATGGACCCAGGATTTCAACTCCATTATACTCACCGGAGAGTCCCGTAATAATGGGAATACTGATGCAAGCTTGTTTTGTGCCGGAGGTGCTATAGGAGCCAAAGATATGATGAATTATGCCGCGTTTATGCGATATGCGATGCGATCTAGTCTGAAAGCCAATTTCTCTCTTACTACATTGGGATTTCGCTGCGCTAAAGATGTCAATCATCCACTCACTTTAAACTGA
- a CDS encoding SCO family protein translates to MKYFSLILLLILIFSCQEKEIIKDTINPEEVMDDLSIYQLPALWKTQDGQTIEFKDLKGKPLVVVMIYTACRTACPRLVADMRMIEEKVSGKKGKDIQYVLVSIDPKNDTPEKLKVFAKENGMEDQKWLFLQGTEDGVRDFANIMAVKYKQINPIDFSHSNIISVFDRRGVMKYQKEGLGLVGEEIVNKIVAVAKN, encoded by the coding sequence ATGAAATACTTTAGCCTAATACTGCTCTTAATCCTAATTTTTTCATGCCAAGAAAAGGAAATCATAAAGGACACGATAAATCCTGAAGAAGTTATGGACGACTTATCCATTTATCAGCTCCCCGCCTTATGGAAAACCCAAGATGGTCAAACCATTGAATTCAAAGATTTGAAGGGAAAACCACTGGTCGTGGTCATGATTTACACAGCATGCCGAACAGCCTGTCCCCGATTGGTGGCTGACATGCGAATGATTGAAGAAAAAGTGAGCGGAAAAAAAGGAAAAGACATCCAATATGTCCTTGTCAGCATAGATCCAAAAAATGACACTCCTGAAAAATTGAAAGTTTTCGCAAAAGAAAACGGAATGGAAGATCAAAAATGGCTTTTCCTTCAAGGGACAGAAGATGGAGTCAGAGATTTTGCCAATATCATGGCTGTCAAATACAAGCAGATCAATCCCATCGATTTTTCACACTCCAATATCATCTCGGTTTTTGACCGCCGAGGGGTAATGAAGTACCAAAAAGAAGGGCTTGGATTGGTTGGCGAAGAGATTGTAAATAAGATTGTGGCTGTGGCTAAAAACTAA
- a CDS encoding hemerythrin domain-containing protein yields the protein MTKHQPIKRHQSLHGLSKDHHQGLLLCFKIRQGIKMGVEEKRIKKYCNWFWKEHLVPHFQEEERFVFPVLGNDHEMVRQALEEHQILKDLFNASKSDYDHLNQLERQLEAHIRFEERALFNKIQDTATADQLTIIAQHHGKATSCEVWEDEFWK from the coding sequence ATGACCAAGCACCAACCCATTAAACGTCACCAAAGCCTGCACGGACTCAGTAAAGACCATCATCAGGGATTGTTACTTTGTTTTAAGATCCGACAGGGTATAAAAATGGGAGTAGAGGAAAAAAGAATCAAAAAGTATTGCAACTGGTTCTGGAAGGAACACTTGGTGCCGCATTTTCAGGAAGAGGAGCGGTTCGTTTTTCCCGTGCTGGGTAATGATCACGAAATGGTAAGACAAGCACTCGAGGAACATCAAATCCTGAAAGATCTTTTTAATGCTTCAAAGTCGGATTATGATCACCTCAATCAATTGGAAAGGCAATTGGAAGCCCATATCAGATTCGAAGAAAGGGCCTTATTCAATAAAATTCAGGACACAGCAACAGCAGATCAGCTTACAATCATCGCCCAACACCATGGCAAAGCCACTTCCTGCGAAGTATGGGAAGATGAATTTTGGAAGTAG
- a CDS encoding HPP family protein, with the protein MKKKKLKKSLQKARYIVYKETRHNPTDNAWSFFGGFLGLSTIGILQGLFHTDDNSDILFLIGAFGATSVILFGNPHGPFAQPRNLFLGSLISAVIGVTVYKFFYIESMIWFSPALSVSLAILAMQYTKTLHPPGGAIALIANIGSDEIKSMGYFYVINPILTGIIILFVMAILFNNLSKNRVYPYRDEEIRPLKYGEKVYFWKKETKQTEF; encoded by the coding sequence ATGAAAAAGAAAAAGCTGAAAAAGTCCTTACAAAAAGCCCGATACATTGTATATAAGGAAACAAGGCACAATCCTACAGACAATGCATGGTCTTTTTTTGGTGGCTTTTTAGGTTTAAGTACTATAGGCATCCTTCAAGGACTCTTCCACACTGATGACAATTCGGATATTTTATTTTTGATTGGAGCATTTGGAGCCACCTCAGTCATATTATTCGGCAATCCTCACGGTCCATTTGCTCAACCCAGAAATTTATTCTTGGGAAGCTTAATCTCGGCAGTTATTGGAGTTACAGTTTATAAGTTTTTTTACATTGAATCCATGATCTGGTTTTCACCGGCATTGTCTGTTTCATTGGCTATTCTGGCCATGCAATACACCAAAACTTTACATCCTCCTGGGGGTGCCATTGCACTAATTGCAAATATCGGTTCGGATGAAATCAAATCAATGGGATACTTTTATGTCATCAACCCGATCCTGACCGGTATCATCATTCTTTTTGTAATGGCCATTTTATTCAATAATTTATCCAAAAACAGGGTTTATCCATACAGAGATGAAGAAATCCGGCCTTTAAAATATGGAGAGAAAGTCTATTTTTGGAAAAAGGAAACCAAACAGACTGAATTTTAA
- a CDS encoding SH3 domain-containing protein — translation MAQSMYVSSTVGANLRNGPGTEHSVVSTVGYNEQVRVVSNEGSWKRVEYRGKTGYISSSLLSENQGRTSQNNSSNYGRGSTSSRTSGSSKGGVAGASGYTTAIGLRGGFTSGVSLKHFTSSRGALELVVGSRWHGVSLSGMYQMHQSGALGVPELSWVYGLGAKGRSLR, via the coding sequence ATGGCTCAATCCATGTACGTTAGCTCTACTGTTGGGGCAAACTTAAGAAATGGTCCAGGTACTGAACACAGTGTGGTCAGTACAGTGGGTTATAATGAACAGGTGAGAGTAGTCAGCAATGAAGGTTCCTGGAAAAGAGTAGAATATAGAGGCAAAACTGGTTATATCAGTTCCTCCTTGCTCAGCGAAAATCAAGGCAGAACATCTCAAAATAATTCTTCCAATTATGGTAGGGGAAGTACAAGTTCAAGAACCTCAGGTAGTTCAAAAGGTGGTGTGGCAGGTGCTTCCGGATATACTACAGCTATTGGATTAAGAGGTGGATTTACTTCAGGAGTTTCTTTGAAACATTTTACCAGTTCGAGAGGTGCTTTGGAATTAGTTGTTGGGTCTCGATGGCATGGAGTTTCCCTATCAGGGATGTATCAGATGCATCAATCCGGAGCATTGGGAGTGCCGGAGCTTTCATGGGTTTATGGACTTGGTGCCAAGGGTAGGTCATTACGATAG
- a CDS encoding CHY zinc finger protein, translating to MRLILICLMLLAFNLSLAQEAAPEVFNIVEIEGVRVFGKSVDHQTRCVHWHSALDVIAIKFNCCGNYYPCFSCHEEEADHEHQVWPKSEFNQKAILCGVCGHELSIQEYMDADNTCPKCEASFNPGCSNHYHLYFDMPEKNKTKSYFGIKAFYKNSSTL from the coding sequence ATGCGATTAATACTAATTTGTTTAATGCTGTTGGCTTTTAACCTTAGCTTGGCCCAAGAAGCAGCCCCAGAGGTATTCAATATAGTTGAGATCGAAGGTGTTCGTGTGTTCGGTAAATCCGTTGACCATCAAACCCGCTGTGTCCATTGGCACTCGGCATTGGATGTTATTGCGATCAAATTCAATTGTTGTGGGAACTATTATCCCTGTTTTTCCTGTCATGAGGAGGAAGCAGACCATGAACACCAAGTTTGGCCCAAATCTGAATTTAACCAAAAAGCCATCCTGTGTGGTGTATGCGGACATGAGTTAAGCATTCAGGAATACATGGATGCTGATAACACTTGTCCTAAATGTGAGGCCAGTTTCAATCCAGGTTGTAGCAATCATTACCACTTGTATTTTGATATGCCAGAAAAAAATAAGACCAAATCTTATTTTGGAATTAAGGCTTTTTATAAAAATTCATCTACCCTTTAG
- a CDS encoding COX15/CtaA family protein produces the protein MKPLLVMPAGKVRNRIKYRSAVHSWLMTGVILVLLMVVIGGITRLTQSGLSMVRWEPITGAIPPLTAEQWQHEFEEYQGSPEFKAYNYHFTLNDFKQIYFWEYLHRLVGRVVGLVFLFPAIFFWIKDVFDVRMQKQVLLIFLGGLFQGVLGWYMVKSGLVDKPHVSHYRLAAHLSTALALAGYIYWVALEWKPLKKVPSKAINRATIVLLSLLSIQIVFGAFVAGLKAGKMFNTFPKMGLTWFPSDLNTAFELSGGFAIFENGIVVQFIHRYLAYLIVFGVIWLWWGIKKYAFKLLPLGNFLLVMVGVQFLLGVLTLIWAIPVSLGVLHQLGAVIVFLTLITLLKRTS, from the coding sequence ATGAAACCGCTACTTGTTATGCCTGCTGGAAAGGTTAGGAACAGAATAAAATACAGATCTGCCGTCCACAGCTGGCTGATGACAGGAGTTATTTTAGTTTTGTTAATGGTGGTAATTGGTGGTATTACCAGATTGACCCAATCGGGGTTATCCATGGTCCGCTGGGAACCCATTACGGGGGCCATCCCTCCATTGACCGCTGAGCAATGGCAACATGAGTTTGAAGAATACCAAGGCAGCCCGGAATTCAAAGCTTATAATTATCATTTTACCTTGAATGATTTTAAGCAGATTTATTTTTGGGAATACCTGCATCGCTTGGTTGGTAGAGTAGTAGGCTTAGTCTTTTTATTTCCTGCTATTTTCTTTTGGATCAAAGATGTTTTTGATGTTAGGATGCAGAAACAGGTTCTTCTGATTTTCTTAGGAGGGTTGTTTCAAGGAGTGCTGGGATGGTATATGGTAAAAAGTGGCTTGGTGGATAAGCCTCATGTCAGTCATTATAGATTGGCGGCGCACTTATCCACGGCTTTGGCTTTGGCAGGATATATTTACTGGGTGGCCCTAGAATGGAAGCCTTTAAAAAAAGTACCATCAAAGGCAATCAATCGGGCTACTATTGTGCTTTTGTCCCTTCTCAGTATACAGATTGTTTTCGGAGCTTTTGTAGCAGGATTGAAAGCTGGTAAAATGTTCAATACATTCCCAAAGATGGGATTAACTTGGTTCCCTTCAGACTTAAATACAGCATTTGAATTGAGCGGTGGTTTTGCAATTTTTGAAAACGGGATTGTAGTCCAATTTATTCATCGCTATTTGGCCTATTTGATCGTATTTGGAGTGATTTGGCTTTGGTGGGGGATTAAGAAATATGCCTTTAAACTTCTTCCCTTGGGCAATTTCCTATTGGTAATGGTTGGGGTTCAGTTTTTATTGGGGGTGCTAACCCTGATTTGGGCAATACCGGTGAGTTTGGGGGTATTACATCAATTGGGAGCGGTAATTGTATTTCTTACCTTGATTACCTTGTTGAAGAGAACAAGTTAA